The Deinococcus carri genome contains a region encoding:
- a CDS encoding nucleoside deaminase: MPPAPLDPAAHRPHLTEALRLAREAQAAGSSPVGAVLVNAQGEVIARGRNRVGEAQSPEHVGAASVAHAEMDVFFSVGKVRDAESLTLYTSLEPCLMCGGASALLGVGRVVWATGDPWGGSGRLLAWSDHPAMQETDVVPCPDPELEREGARLFAPEAKRAFPEEGWALWRQRYPEETADME, translated from the coding sequence ATGCCGCCTGCGCCCCTGGATCCGGCCGCCCACCGCCCCCACCTCACAGAAGCCCTGCGCCTGGCCCGTGAGGCACAGGCGGCGGGGAGTTCTCCCGTCGGTGCCGTTCTGGTCAACGCGCAGGGCGAGGTGATCGCGCGGGGCCGCAACCGCGTCGGGGAGGCCCAGTCGCCCGAACACGTGGGGGCCGCCAGCGTCGCCCACGCCGAGATGGACGTGTTCTTCAGCGTCGGCAAGGTCCGGGACGCGGAAAGCCTCACCCTCTACACCAGCCTGGAACCCTGCCTGATGTGCGGCGGTGCCTCGGCGCTCCTGGGTGTGGGCCGCGTGGTGTGGGCGACGGGCGACCCCTGGGGCGGCTCGGGCCGTCTGCTGGCCTGGAGTGACCACCCCGCCATGCAGGAAACCGACGTGGTGCCCTGCCCCGACCCCGAGCTGGAGCGCGAGGGCGCGCGCCTCTTTGCCCCCGAGGCCAAACGGGCCTTCCCGGAAGAGGGCTGGGCGCTGTGGCGGCAGCGGTATCCGGAGGAAACGGCGGACATGGAATGA
- a CDS encoding serine/threonine-protein kinase, whose product MPWAGQVVGEGVRLVRPLGRGSHSVVYFAVGPGGQACAVKIFDAHFAAHAVREYGNGSLLDHPRLVRVLSPVRVSDQPGLIVTLARGTVLFDRYAHRPALTHDRQAFLLTLAHLLDALGYLHARGLVHRDVKPENILVEPDGSATLVDFDLSGPTREAFATPTRMGTAAFQSPEAARGETLGPESDLYSVGVLLGWGLHGALSGPDVPPPPLPDPLDALLVALTEPDRTQRLGSAVKARELLLELAGLPY is encoded by the coding sequence ATGCCATGGGCGGGACAGGTGGTGGGAGAAGGGGTGCGGCTGGTGCGCCCCCTGGGCCGCGGTTCGCACAGCGTGGTCTACTTCGCGGTCGGCCCCGGCGGGCAGGCCTGCGCCGTGAAAATCTTCGACGCCCATTTTGCCGCCCACGCGGTGCGTGAGTACGGCAACGGTTCCCTGCTCGACCATCCCCGCCTGGTGCGCGTCCTGTCGCCCGTGCGGGTCAGCGACCAGCCGGGGCTGATCGTCACGCTCGCGCGCGGCACCGTGCTGTTTGACCGCTACGCCCACCGCCCGGCCCTCACGCATGACCGCCAGGCCTTCTTGCTGACGCTGGCGCATCTGCTCGACGCCCTGGGCTACCTGCACGCGCGCGGTCTGGTTCACCGCGACGTGAAGCCCGAGAACATCTTGGTCGAACCTGACGGCAGCGCCACCCTGGTCGATTTCGACCTCTCCGGCCCCACCCGCGAGGCCTTTGCCACGCCCACCCGCATGGGCACCGCCGCCTTCCAGAGTCCCGAGGCGGCGCGCGGAGAAACGCTCGGCCCCGAGAGCGACCTGTACAGCGTCGGGGTGCTGCTGGGCTGGGGCCTGCACGGCGCGCTCTCCGGGCCGGATGTGCCGCCCCCCCCGCTCCCGGACCCCCTCGACGCGCTGCTGGTGGCCCTCACCGAACCCGACCGGACGCAGCGGCTGGGGAGTGCGGTGAAGGCGCGGGAACTGCTTCTGGAGCTGGCGGGGTTGCCGTATTGA
- a CDS encoding DUF503 domain-containing protein: MALGYVGVLTVRVEMPWVSNLKEKRALVRPVVERLKARYPLTVARLDGLDAHDWEIIGVATLSNDYGWVEETLRMAADFIAREGEYRVAWEETDITVLGEESDEF; the protein is encoded by the coding sequence GTGGCCCTCGGCTACGTCGGCGTCCTGACCGTCCGGGTCGAGATGCCCTGGGTGTCGAACCTCAAGGAGAAACGCGCCCTGGTCCGCCCGGTCGTCGAGCGCCTCAAGGCCCGCTATCCCCTCACGGTGGCCCGCCTGGACGGCCTCGACGCCCACGACTGGGAAATCATCGGCGTCGCTACCCTCAGCAACGACTACGGCTGGGTGGAAGAAACCCTGCGCATGGCCGCCGACTTCATCGCGCGCGAGGGCGAGTACCGTGTGGCGTGGGAGGAAACGGACATCACGGTGCTGGGCGAGGAGAGCGACGAGTTTTGA
- a CDS encoding ribokinase produces the protein MTVLPGRVLVVGSVNADVTVRAPRIPTPGETVLGEEAHVSPGGKGANQAVAAALAGATVSLCGGVGQDTFRDPALAGLKRAGVGLTHLHTLDAPIGLALITVAAGGENAITVASGANARVTPAHLPADLTGFTHLLLQGELPLEVTRDAARRARAAGLTVLHNAAPARAPDPDLLAHTHHLIVNEHELAAFGGGEAAPEAQASALLARGPRAVTVTLGARGSLTVTPDATYHLPAFPVTPVDTTGAGDTFCGVLTAWLAAGQPLPEALGAAGVAAALACTRPGAQDAMPDRGAIAAALASAR, from the coding sequence ATGACCGTGCTGCCCGGCAGAGTGTTGGTGGTCGGGAGCGTCAATGCCGACGTGACCGTCCGCGCCCCCCGCATTCCCACCCCCGGCGAGACGGTGCTGGGCGAGGAGGCCCACGTCTCGCCCGGCGGCAAGGGGGCCAATCAGGCCGTGGCCGCCGCCCTGGCCGGTGCCACGGTGTCCCTGTGCGGCGGGGTGGGGCAGGACACCTTCCGCGACCCCGCCCTCGCCGGCCTGAAGCGCGCCGGGGTCGGCCTCACGCATCTGCACACGCTGGACGCGCCCATCGGCCTCGCCCTGATCACGGTGGCGGCGGGCGGCGAGAACGCCATCACGGTCGCCAGCGGGGCGAATGCCCGTGTGACCCCCGCGCACCTGCCCGCCGACCTGACCGGCTTCACCCACCTGCTGCTCCAGGGCGAACTGCCCCTGGAGGTCACCCGCGACGCCGCCCGCCGCGCCCGCGCCGCCGGCCTGACCGTGCTGCACAACGCCGCGCCCGCCCGCGCCCCCGACCCCGACCTGCTCGCCCACACCCACCACCTGATCGTGAACGAACACGAACTCGCCGCCTTCGGGGGCGGGGAAGCGGCCCCAGAAGCGCAGGCCAGCGCCCTCCTCGCCCGTGGGCCGCGGGCCGTGACCGTCACCCTGGGTGCGCGGGGCAGCCTGACCGTGACCCCGGACGCCACGTACCACCTCCCCGCCTTTCCGGTCACGCCGGTGGACACGACCGGCGCGGGCGACACCTTCTGCGGCGTGCTGACAGCCTGGCTTGCGGCCGGCCAGCCTCTCCCCGAGGCCCTGGGCGCGGCCGGAGTCGCCGCTGCCCTCGCCTGCACCCGCCCCGGTGCGCAGGACGCAATGCCGGATCGGGGCGCGATTGCCGCGGCCCTTGCCAGCGCGCGCTAG
- a CDS encoding patatin-like phospholipase family protein: MTGFGLVLGGGGARGLAHIGVWQVLEEAGLSPRVLAGTSMGGLVAAFIAAGVSAGELRRVSETVSWRRLLDWRPGTGLLRASAFEAWLAAHLPPTFEELQRPLAVTATDILTGRQVYLTSGDLYAALRATSAYPGAIDPVPHGDMLLADGGILNQVPVDAALFLGVRRVVAVDVTVPDPLELPERRRLWRSEGHLGTVQALRRAVDIMQAQLTDARLSLYRPDVLLRPQLAGVDLQSFRRGAQAIGAGEAAALAELPRLHALVS; this comes from the coding sequence ATGACGGGCTTTGGGCTGGTGCTGGGGGGCGGGGGTGCGCGGGGGCTGGCGCATATCGGGGTGTGGCAAGTGCTGGAAGAGGCCGGGCTGTCTCCACGGGTGCTGGCCGGAACCAGCATGGGCGGCCTGGTCGCGGCCTTTATCGCGGCGGGGGTCAGCGCGGGCGAACTGCGGCGCGTGTCGGAAACGGTGTCGTGGCGGAGGCTGCTGGACTGGCGGCCCGGCACGGGGCTGCTGCGGGCCAGCGCCTTCGAGGCGTGGCTGGCGGCGCACCTGCCCCCCACCTTCGAGGAGTTGCAGCGGCCCCTGGCCGTCACCGCGACCGACATCCTGACCGGGCGGCAGGTGTACCTGACAAGCGGCGACCTATATGCGGCGCTGCGGGCCACCAGCGCCTATCCGGGGGCCATCGACCCGGTGCCCCACGGCGACATGCTGCTGGCCGACGGCGGCATCCTGAACCAGGTGCCGGTGGACGCGGCGCTGTTTCTGGGCGTGCGCCGGGTGGTCGCGGTGGACGTGACGGTACCCGACCCGCTGGAACTTCCCGAACGGCGGCGGCTGTGGCGCAGCGAGGGCCACCTGGGCACGGTGCAGGCCCTGCGGCGGGCGGTGGACATCATGCAGGCGCAGCTCACCGACGCCCGGCTGAGCCTCTACCGCCCGGACGTGCTGCTGCGGCCCCAGCTCGCGGGCGTGGACCTCCAGAGCTTCCGGCGCGGTGCCCAGGCCATCGGGGCGGGCGAGGCGGCGGCCCTGGCCGAGTTGCCCCGGCTGCACGCGCTGGTGTCCTGA
- a CDS encoding DUF1999 domain-containing protein: MRYRTFAEPDYDALQALDLAAQRQADPAFDTLPAREREGRLGTSLPALKFYERSEHSFAAQDEAGQMQGLILAQHVWQGDRPIVLVRAVILAPDAPEGTAEGLLRAAVKSAYDSAVYEVHFPLTPSLEAAARREEAHLTGGYAVCHLGTRAMSAPGERLGSGGQASGHNDGHDE, translated from the coding sequence CTGCGGTACCGCACCTTTGCCGAACCCGATTACGACGCCCTGCAAGCCCTGGACCTCGCCGCCCAGCGCCAGGCCGACCCCGCTTTCGACACCCTCCCCGCCCGCGAGCGCGAGGGCCGTCTGGGCACCAGCCTCCCCGCCCTGAAGTTCTACGAGCGCAGCGAACATTCCTTTGCCGCGCAGGACGAGGCGGGGCAGATGCAGGGCCTGATCCTGGCGCAGCACGTCTGGCAGGGGGACCGTCCCATCGTCCTGGTCCGGGCGGTGATTCTCGCGCCGGACGCGCCGGAGGGCACGGCGGAAGGCCTGCTGCGTGCCGCCGTCAAGAGCGCCTACGACAGCGCCGTGTACGAGGTGCATTTTCCCCTCACGCCCTCGCTGGAGGCCGCCGCGCGGCGGGAGGAGGCGCATTTGACCGGCGGGTACGCGGTGTGTCACCTCGGCACGCGGGCCATGTCCGCTCCGGGCGAACGCCTCGGCAGCGGGGGCCAGGCGAGCGGGCATAATGACGGGCATGACGAGTAA
- a CDS encoding heavy-metal-associated domain-containing protein, with the protein MTGMTSKPTRVLLGVRGMTRDAGERVAAHLRTLPGVTQAMPDEGQIEVHYDPSQHTVMDLVRAVRSQGFLAGML; encoded by the coding sequence ATGACGGGCATGACGAGTAAACCCACCCGCGTGCTGCTCGGTGTGCGCGGCATGACCCGCGACGCCGGAGAACGTGTCGCTGCCCACCTGCGGACCCTGCCCGGCGTGACCCAGGCCATGCCCGACGAGGGCCAGATCGAGGTCCACTACGACCCCAGCCAGCACACCGTCATGGACCTGGTGCGTGCCGTGCGCTCGCAGGGCTTCCTGGCGGGCATGCTCTAG
- a CDS encoding transglycosylase domain-containing protein, with product MFLRFLKFTGALLLAGGVAAAGVGATYVTKWTRELPDYRQLDNLSLGAETRVFARDSTPLGTLVPKIGEQAISRTLVRLDEISPFMTAALISNEDRRFFEHYGLDPYGIARQFRRVAQGEDVQGGSTLTNQLVKNTLLYDEYKQARTPDRKIKEWLLSVQVERAFTKEEILRDYLNAIYWGDGGPVELYGIYSAAQAYFRKTPKQLSLAESAYLTALVPSPNRYFNYQGQVRPVMKTLLARMVEDGWVTQAQADAAWHEKLQPRGWQITYDASGNVKSAKLVDRSAKELKAVVTTRAPHFMGQVEQELVRRFGREKVYGSGGLRVYTTLDPKLQSAVETASREASSLAYRGFPPGATLGAVIIDPYTAEVLGMIGQKLSGNQPPADWNNAAQGQRQVGSTIKPLLYTTALSTGLEQTHREEDKPIAFPCDTCKGGEYKPQNFEGNTTYRNMTIREALDRSLNLVTVRLADRIGLQTFFTKLRELGIPPNDGTGLAAALGAIETTPVKMAAAYAPFVNGGLYRAPRYITRVTTARGEVLYDASNDLTKPGRVWTPQTAFLGLDMIRGVVNDLTGPQGGLSWPAKFGNWPVAGKTGTSNGPKDFWFVGTTPLYTGAVWVGKQQGGEMPTYYYSGYVNAPIWRRMMEIAHAGKTPTKFAEPPGILYADAPDPGYLPGVKVALLDPRFKNVTTAAEEDAPAPVVYREVNWAPGGADPRTTVINLDRTTGRLATEFTPPENVVPRRVAIEDLPGYAPDPDPQPLRDEQPDPQAIKAIRSPGTAPAPNAKN from the coding sequence TTGTTTCTGAGGTTTCTGAAGTTCACTGGGGCGCTGCTGCTGGCGGGCGGGGTGGCCGCCGCCGGGGTGGGAGCCACCTACGTCACCAAATGGACGCGCGAACTGCCCGACTACCGCCAGCTCGACAACCTGAGCCTGGGGGCCGAGACGCGGGTCTTCGCCCGCGACAGCACGCCGCTGGGAACGCTGGTGCCCAAGATCGGGGAGCAGGCCATCAGCCGCACGCTGGTCCGCCTGGACGAGATCAGCCCCTTCATGACGGCGGCGCTGATTTCCAACGAGGACCGCCGCTTCTTCGAGCACTACGGCCTGGACCCCTATGGCATCGCGCGGCAGTTCCGCCGGGTCGCGCAGGGCGAGGACGTGCAGGGCGGCTCCACCCTGACCAACCAGCTCGTCAAGAACACGCTGCTGTATGACGAGTACAAGCAGGCCCGCACGCCCGACCGCAAGATCAAGGAATGGCTGCTGAGCGTGCAGGTCGAGCGCGCCTTTACCAAGGAAGAGATCCTGCGCGACTACCTCAACGCCATCTACTGGGGCGACGGCGGGCCGGTGGAGCTGTACGGCATCTACTCGGCGGCGCAGGCCTACTTCCGCAAGACGCCCAAGCAGCTCTCGCTGGCCGAGAGTGCCTACCTGACCGCGCTGGTGCCCAGCCCCAACCGCTACTTCAACTATCAGGGGCAGGTGCGCCCGGTGATGAAGACCCTGCTTGCCCGCATGGTCGAGGACGGCTGGGTGACGCAGGCCCAGGCCGACGCCGCCTGGCACGAGAAGCTGCAACCGCGCGGCTGGCAGATCACGTATGACGCCAGCGGCAATGTGAAGAGCGCCAAACTCGTCGACCGCAGCGCCAAGGAACTCAAGGCAGTCGTGACCACCCGCGCGCCGCACTTCATGGGGCAGGTGGAACAGGAACTGGTACGCCGCTTCGGGCGGGAGAAGGTGTACGGCTCCGGCGGCCTGCGGGTCTACACCACCCTCGACCCCAAGCTGCAAAGCGCGGTGGAGACCGCCAGCCGTGAGGCGTCATCCCTGGCCTACCGGGGCTTTCCGCCGGGGGCGACACTTGGGGCCGTGATCATCGACCCCTACACGGCAGAAGTGCTGGGCATGATCGGGCAGAAACTGAGCGGTAACCAGCCGCCCGCCGACTGGAACAACGCCGCGCAGGGCCAGCGGCAGGTCGGCTCGACCATCAAGCCGCTGCTGTACACCACCGCGCTCTCGACTGGCCTGGAACAGACCCACCGCGAGGAGGACAAGCCCATCGCCTTCCCCTGCGACACCTGCAAGGGCGGCGAGTACAAGCCGCAGAACTTCGAGGGCAACACCACCTACCGCAACATGACCATCCGCGAGGCGCTCGACCGCTCGCTGAACCTGGTCACGGTGCGCCTGGCCGACCGCATCGGCCTCCAGACCTTTTTCACCAAGCTGCGCGAGCTGGGCATTCCGCCCAACGACGGCACGGGCCTGGCGGCGGCGCTGGGGGCCATTGAGACGACGCCCGTGAAGATGGCGGCGGCCTACGCGCCCTTCGTGAACGGCGGCCTGTACCGCGCGCCCCGCTACATCACCCGCGTGACCACCGCGCGCGGCGAGGTGCTGTACGACGCCTCCAACGACCTCACCAAGCCGGGGAGGGTCTGGACGCCACAGACCGCCTTTCTGGGCCTGGACATGATCCGGGGTGTGGTGAACGACCTGACGGGACCGCAGGGGGGCCTGTCGTGGCCCGCCAAGTTCGGCAACTGGCCGGTCGCGGGCAAGACCGGGACGAGTAACGGCCCCAAGGATTTCTGGTTCGTGGGCACCACGCCCCTTTACACCGGGGCCGTGTGGGTCGGCAAGCAGCAGGGCGGCGAGATGCCCACCTACTACTACAGCGGCTACGTGAACGCCCCGATCTGGCGGCGGATGATGGAGATCGCGCACGCGGGCAAGACGCCGACGAAGTTCGCGGAGCCGCCCGGCATCCTCTACGCCGACGCGCCCGATCCGGGCTATCTCCCCGGCGTGAAGGTCGCCCTGCTCGACCCCCGCTTCAAGAACGTCACGACCGCTGCCGAGGAGGACGCCCCCGCCCCCGTGGTGTACCGCGAGGTCAACTGGGCACCGGGGGGGGCCGATCCCCGCACGACCGTCATCAACCTGGACCGCACCACGGGCCGCCTCGCCACCGAGTTCACCCCGCCCGAGAACGTGGTGCCCCGGCGGGTCGCCATCGAGGACCTGCCCGGCTACGCCCCCGACCCCGACCCCCAGCCCCTGCGCGACGAGCAGCCCGACCCGCAGGCCATCAAGGCCATCCGCTCGCCCGGCACGGCCCCGGCTCCCAACGCCAAGAACTGA
- the lepB gene encoding signal peptidase I, with protein sequence MTRLEKPAPGPLAKLWKEVLEPIVFAVVITQFLATLVGVDGVSMMPNLRDHERVFVPKYETWLHKAGVGDFQRGDILIFKPPRAAAAQASNLTRPGLLGLWTYRPFLIKRLIGLPGDRVRIEGGEVFVNGTKLDQSWTTDFWREQGCWDTQSDLANNATSSAAGILPDQPEITVPAGHYFVMGDNRTEGGSEDSRLFGPVLRRDVAGRAVAAIWPIMRKTTAHYDCTAGRVTSFTGPTVLNWRVLKRPEAFDVLKTQMAK encoded by the coding sequence ATGACAAGACTAGAAAAGCCCGCGCCGGGACCCCTGGCGAAGCTGTGGAAGGAAGTGCTGGAACCCATCGTCTTTGCGGTGGTGATCACGCAATTCCTGGCGACGCTGGTCGGCGTGGACGGCGTGAGCATGATGCCGAACCTGCGCGACCACGAGCGCGTGTTCGTGCCGAAATACGAGACCTGGCTGCACAAGGCGGGCGTGGGCGACTTTCAGCGAGGCGACATCCTGATCTTCAAGCCCCCGCGGGCGGCGGCGGCGCAGGCCTCCAACCTCACCCGGCCGGGGCTGCTGGGGCTGTGGACCTACCGGCCCTTTCTGATCAAGCGCCTGATCGGCCTGCCCGGCGACCGCGTGCGTATCGAGGGCGGCGAGGTGTTCGTGAACGGGACCAAGCTGGACCAGAGCTGGACCACCGACTTCTGGCGCGAGCAGGGCTGCTGGGACACCCAGAGCGATCTGGCGAACAACGCCACCTCCAGCGCCGCGGGCATCCTGCCCGACCAGCCCGAAATCACGGTGCCCGCCGGGCATTACTTCGTGATGGGCGACAACCGCACCGAGGGCGGCAGCGAGGACTCGCGCCTGTTCGGGCCGGTCCTGCGGCGCGACGTGGCCGGGCGGGCCGTCGCCGCCATCTGGCCCATCATGCGCAAGACCACCGCCCACTACGACTGCACGGCGGGACGGGTCACGAGCTTCACCGGCCCCACCGTCCTGAACTGGCGCGTGCTGAAGCGTCCGGAAGCCTTCGACGTGCTCAAGACGCAGATGGCGAAGTGA
- a CDS encoding long-chain fatty acid--CoA ligase, producing the protein MTRSWLAHYEEGVPREFTPTNDTLPDLLRRSAETFPERTALNFLGANTSYRELWQDVQRFAAGLQKIGVQPGERVSIMLPNSPQFVVAFFGALLAGATVVNTSPLYVPAELEHQLRDSGSETLILLDAFYPRYQKIATRVPVQRVIVTGIQDALPFPKNVLYPIKARREGSWVNVKAGGSVYSFRGLLRGQAPTPKAVTLRPDDVALLQYTGGTTGVPKGAMLTHHNLVANAEQSRAWMTDLKPGQEVTLAAIPFFHVYGMTVGMNLSMLTGATLVLVPNARDIKMVLGQIQASGATLFPGVPTLYNAINNHPDTPSFDLTTIRACISGSAPLPLETARKFRQITGGANLVEGYGLTESSPVTHVNPIFGDQREGSIGLPLPGVDAMVAGEDGQPLPSGEIGELWVAGPNIMKGYWQRPDETAKVLREAHGQTWLLTGDMAVMDEDGYFRIVDRKKDLIIAGGHNIYPREVEEVLYTHPAVLEAAAVGLPDPYRGETVHAVVALKPDMTATEAEIIAHCRANLSSYKAPRSVEFRSELPKSAALKVLRRQLAEEARAAQQPSKAG; encoded by the coding sequence ATGACCAGGTCCTGGCTGGCCCACTACGAAGAAGGCGTTCCCCGCGAGTTCACGCCGACGAACGACACGCTGCCCGACCTGCTGCGCCGCAGCGCCGAGACGTTTCCCGAGCGCACGGCGCTGAACTTTCTGGGGGCGAACACCAGCTACCGCGAGCTGTGGCAGGACGTGCAGCGGTTCGCGGCGGGCCTCCAGAAGATCGGCGTGCAGCCCGGCGAGCGCGTCAGCATCATGCTGCCCAACTCGCCGCAGTTCGTGGTGGCCTTTTTCGGCGCGCTGCTGGCCGGGGCCACGGTGGTCAACACCAGCCCGCTGTACGTGCCCGCCGAGCTGGAACACCAGCTCCGGGACAGCGGCAGCGAGACGCTGATCCTGCTCGACGCCTTCTATCCGCGCTACCAGAAAATCGCCACGCGGGTGCCGGTCCAGCGCGTGATTGTGACCGGGATTCAGGACGCGCTGCCCTTTCCCAAGAACGTGCTGTACCCCATCAAGGCGCGGCGCGAGGGCAGCTGGGTAAACGTGAAGGCGGGCGGCTCGGTCTACAGCTTCCGGGGGCTGCTGCGGGGCCAGGCCCCCACGCCGAAGGCCGTCACCCTGCGCCCGGACGACGTGGCGCTGCTGCAATACACCGGGGGCACCACCGGTGTGCCCAAGGGCGCGATGCTCACGCACCACAACCTCGTCGCCAACGCCGAGCAGTCGCGGGCCTGGATGACGGACCTCAAGCCGGGGCAGGAGGTGACGCTGGCGGCCATCCCGTTCTTCCACGTGTACGGCATGACGGTGGGCATGAACCTCAGCATGTTGACCGGCGCGACGCTGGTGCTGGTGCCCAACGCCCGCGACATCAAAATGGTGCTGGGGCAGATCCAGGCGAGCGGGGCGACCCTCTTTCCGGGCGTGCCCACGCTGTACAACGCGATCAACAACCACCCCGACACGCCCAGCTTCGACCTGACCACCATCCGCGCCTGCATCAGCGGCAGCGCGCCCCTGCCGCTGGAAACCGCGCGCAAGTTCCGGCAGATCACGGGCGGGGCGAACCTGGTGGAGGGCTACGGCCTCACCGAATCCAGCCCGGTCACGCACGTCAACCCCATTTTCGGGGATCAGCGCGAGGGCAGCATCGGCCTGCCGCTGCCGGGGGTGGACGCGATGGTGGCGGGCGAGGACGGCCAGCCCCTCCCCAGCGGCGAGATCGGCGAGCTGTGGGTGGCTGGCCCCAACATCATGAAGGGCTACTGGCAGCGCCCCGACGAGACGGCCAAGGTGTTGCGGGAGGCGCACGGCCAGACCTGGCTGCTGACCGGCGATATGGCCGTGATGGACGAGGACGGCTATTTCCGCATCGTGGACCGCAAAAAGGACCTGATCATTGCGGGCGGCCACAACATCTACCCGCGCGAGGTGGAGGAGGTGCTGTACACGCACCCGGCCGTGCTGGAGGCCGCCGCCGTGGGCCTGCCCGACCCCTACCGCGGCGAGACGGTCCACGCGGTGGTGGCCCTCAAGCCGGACATGACCGCGACCGAGGCCGAGATCATCGCGCACTGCCGCGCGAACCTCAGCTCCTACAAGGCCCCGCGCAGCGTGGAGTTTCGCAGCGAGCTGCCCAAGTCGGCGGCCCTGAAGGTGCTGCGCCGCCAACTGGCCGAGGAGGCGCGGGCGGCGCAGCAGCCCAGCAAGGCGGGCTGA
- a CDS encoding WecB/TagA/CpsF family glycosyltransferase → MTRPDPTAASASEARLTLFDLPLDVVTLEQTLDRLGGWMFRAPRSPHTVVTLNPEFIVQSRTQPEFVRAMQEADLVTADGVGIVWAARQLHGREVPRAPGYDIVKGLMQRHGSELRVFFLGARPGVAEQAAQNAMRDYGIQVAGVHHGYFDSSEDQRVAELVGASGAHLVLTGMGAGRQEIFNQYWRQVLAAPVLLGCGGVIDVFAGTADLAPAWTRKLGVEFIWRVGLDRKRWNRAPRLAQFMRLVQAEKRRQGRGTQ, encoded by the coding sequence ATGACCCGACCCGATCCGACCGCCGCCTCTGCCAGCGAGGCGCGCCTGACTCTGTTCGACCTGCCGCTGGACGTGGTGACCCTGGAGCAGACCCTGGACCGGCTGGGCGGGTGGATGTTCCGCGCGCCCCGGAGTCCCCACACGGTCGTGACGCTGAATCCCGAGTTCATCGTGCAGTCGCGCACGCAGCCCGAGTTCGTCCGGGCGATGCAGGAGGCCGACCTGGTGACCGCCGACGGCGTGGGCATCGTCTGGGCCGCGCGGCAACTGCATGGGCGCGAGGTGCCGCGTGCCCCCGGCTACGACATCGTGAAGGGGCTGATGCAGCGCCACGGCTCCGAGCTGCGGGTCTTTTTCCTGGGGGCCAGGCCGGGCGTGGCGGAGCAGGCCGCGCAGAACGCCATGCGCGACTACGGGATTCAGGTGGCGGGCGTCCACCACGGTTACTTCGACTCCAGTGAGGATCAGCGGGTCGCGGAGCTGGTCGGCGCGTCCGGCGCGCACCTCGTCCTGACGGGCATGGGGGCCGGAAGGCAGGAAATCTTCAACCAGTACTGGCGGCAGGTGCTGGCGGCCCCCGTGCTGCTGGGCTGCGGTGGCGTCATCGACGTGTTCGCGGGCACGGCCGACCTCGCCCCGGCCTGGACGCGCAAGCTGGGCGTGGAGTTCATCTGGCGCGTCGGCCTGGACCGCAAACGCTGGAACCGCGCCCCCCGCCTCGCCCAGTTCATGCGGCTGGTGCAGGCGGAGAAGCGGCGGCAGGGGCGCGGGACGCAGTAG
- a CDS encoding penicillin-binding protein translates to MPHMKRAPLLTLLLALGTPAADARVRLGELLPAHPWTSPDREVLVVYSHDCGDLGDLWGAVLSAGLPVRAVNAEDVPAPAPRGVNVWRGPEATAFARALRVGAYPTVLLVQGGRVLNAWEGNFSGDLGLGR, encoded by the coding sequence ATGCCGCACATGAAACGTGCGCCCCTGCTGACGCTGCTGCTGGCCCTGGGCACCCCCGCCGCCGACGCGCGCGTGCGCCTGGGCGAGCTGCTCCCGGCCCACCCCTGGACCTCCCCTGACCGCGAGGTGCTGGTGGTGTACTCGCACGACTGCGGCGACCTGGGGGACCTGTGGGGGGCCGTGCTGTCGGCGGGCCTGCCGGTGCGCGCCGTGAACGCGGAGGACGTGCCTGCCCCCGCCCCCAGGGGCGTCAACGTATGGCGCGGCCCGGAGGCCACCGCCTTTGCCCGCGCCCTGCGCGTCGGGGCCTACCCCACCGTGCTGCTGGTGCAGGGCGGCCGGGTGCTGAATGCCTGGGAGGGGAACTTCAGCGGGGACCTGGGGCTGGGCAGGTAG
- a CDS encoding response regulator, producing the protein MVLMAYTILVADDEPAIRTMLEVILSADGHEIVTVPDGRAALEYLREHTPDAMLLDVKMPHMDGFEICSRVKRVKRLRQSAVLLLTGFDDDQTRDQAKLVGADDLVYKPLSGKNLRGRVNQLIEARRR; encoded by the coding sequence ATGGTGCTTATGGCGTATACCATCCTCGTCGCGGACGACGAACCGGCCATCCGGACCATGCTGGAGGTCATTCTGTCGGCGGACGGGCACGAGATCGTCACGGTGCCGGACGGCCGGGCGGCACTGGAGTACCTGCGCGAGCACACACCCGACGCGATGCTGCTCGACGTGAAGATGCCGCATATGGACGGCTTCGAGATCTGCTCGCGGGTCAAGCGAGTCAAGCGGCTGCGGCAGTCGGCCGTGCTGCTGCTGACCGGCTTCGACGACGACCAGACCCGTGACCAGGCCAAGCTGGTTGGCGCGGACGACCTGGTGTACAAGCCGCTCAGCGGCAAGAACCTGCGCGGGCGCGTCAATCAACTGATCGAGGCGCGGCGGCGGTGA